In a single window of the Heliangelus exortis chromosome 1, bHelExo1.hap1, whole genome shotgun sequence genome:
- the LOC139799916 gene encoding interferon-induced GTP-binding protein Mx-like isoform X1, with translation MDSQRVKPKSQPTPKKSIFTSPSYQSLEAFAVSLPDLEDGDPLVLENMTGRKPNYEQKELKAQYSTRQDKQAAEHTLAKQYEEKIRPWMDLIDNLRALGIEKDLSLPAIAVIGDQSSGKSSILEALSGVALPRGNGVVTRCPLELKLKRATQVWKGKISYRNISTELQNASEVERAVREAQDAVAGARGAISGELISLDIWSPDAPDLTLIDLPGIPRVAMGNQIKDIGEQIKMLLKKIIGSKETLNLVVVPCNVDIATTEALKMAQEVDPNGERTLGVLTKPDLVDRGAEESIINIIQNRVIPLKKGYMIVKCRGQQDVFNKLALAIAIEQERIFFETHKHFRIFMEERKATVPYLAEKITNELLRYITKILPALESQLREALQKTLQDLQKYRRSTPRTESEQLIFLADMIKLFNQDITQTMRGEEQLVGNEIRLFAKIRREFRAWGDILLHCDAKVMKIVPGKLGKYEDQCRGREFPGFTNHRLFEDIIREQMTELEEPAIEIMNHVFGLVEENLLALTKRHFANYHNIYRAIKARIEAIKEKQEVEAERLIRTQFKIEKIVYCQDDLYISNLNSSKAENATKGATGKEVKLEPVLNQVPDFVQEMVSRTKAYFNGATKRLSNQIPLIILSSALHDFGDALQSTTLHLLQEKDKLSLFLQEESEAAKHREYLSQRADRLTKACQYLKAFTSL, from the exons CAGGCAGCAGAACATACCTTGGCCAAGCAATATGAAGAAAAGATTCGACCCTGGATGGATCTCATTGACAACCTAAGAGCTCTTGGAATAGAAAAAGACCTGAGTTTGCCTGCAATTGCAGTGATTGGAGATCAGAGCTCTGGAAAAAGCTCCATCCTAGAAGCCCTGTCTGGTGTTGCTCTTCCTAGGGGCAATG GTGTTGTTACTCGATGTCCCTTGGAACTCAAGCTGAAGAGAGCCACTCAGGTGTGGAAAGGGAAGATTTCTTACCGCAACATCAGCACAGAGCTCCAGAATGCCTCTGAGGTGGAGAGAGCAGTAAGAGAAG cccaggatgcagtgGCTGGCGCTAGAGGTGCCATTAGTGGAGAATTAATTTCCCTAGATATTTGGTCCCCAGATGCCCCAGATCTGACACTAATTGATCTTCCTGGAATTCCCAGAGTGGCCATGGGGAATCAGATAAAAGACATTGGGGAACAG ATCAAAatgctacttaaaaaaattattggcTCCAAAGAGACACTCAATTTGGTAGTGGTGCCATGTAATGTGGATATTGCAACAACAGAAGCATTGAAGATGGCTCAAGAGGTGGACCCCAATGGAGAAAGGACACTAG GGGTCCTCACAAAGCCCGACCTGGTGGACAGAGGAGCAGAAGAGTCTATCATTAACATAATACAGAACCGGGTCATCCCCCTTAAAAAAGGTTACATGATTGTGAAGTGTCGTGGGCAGCAGGATGTCTTCAACAAACTGGCCTTGGCCATTGCAATAGAGCAGGAGAGAATATTCTTTGAAACCCACAAACACTTCAG aatttttatggaagaaagaaaggctACTGTCCCTTATCTGGCAGAGAAGATCACAAATGAACTTCTGAGATACATTACT AAAATTTTGCCAGCATTAGAGAGCCAACTACGTGAGGCACTCCAAAAAACACTACAGGATCTACAGAAGTACCGGAGAAGCACACCCAGAACAGAATCTGAACAGCTGATTTTCCTTGCAGAT ATGATCAAACTGTTTAATCAAGACATCACTCAGACAATGCGTGGAGAGGAACAGTTGGTTGGAAATGAAATCAGACTGTTTGCAAAAATCCGCAGAGAATTTCGAGCATGGGGAGATATCCTCCTACACTGTGATGCAAAGG TTATGAAAATTGTACCTGGTAAACTGGGGAAATACGAAGACCAGTGTCGTGGACGGGAGTTCCCAGGCTTCACCAATCACAGGCTATTTGAGGACATTATAAGAGAGCAAATGACAGAACTGGAGGAGCCAGCCATTGAGATAATGAACCATGTGTTTG GACTGGTTGAAGAGAACTTACTGGCACTCACTAAAAGGCATTTTGCTAATTATCACAATATATACAGAGCTATTAAG GCCAGAATTGAAGCCAttaaagagaaacaagaagTGGAGGCTGAAAGACTTATCCGGACCCAGTTTAAAATTGAGAAAATTGTATACTGCCAGGATGACCTTTACATTTCCAATTTAAACAGCAGTAAGGCAGAAAATGCTACCAAAGGTGCCACTGGGAAAGAGGTGAAGCTTGAGCCTGTTTTGAACCAAGTGCCAGACTTTGTCCAGGAAATGGTGTCTCGCACAAAGGCCTATTTCAAT GGAGCAACTAAACGCCTCTCCAATCAGATACCTTTGATCATCCTTTCTTCAGCCCTTCATGACTTCGGGGATGCCTTACAAAGCACAACACTGCATCTTTTGCAAGAAAAAGACAAGTTAAGCCTATTCCTTCAGGAAGAGAGTGAAGCTGCTAAGCATAGGGAATACCTCAGCCAACGAGCTGATCGTCTCACCAAAGCCTGCCAATACCTGAAAGCCTTCACCTCACTGtag
- the LOC139799916 gene encoding interferon-induced GTP-binding protein Mx-like isoform X2, with protein sequence MDSQRVKPKSQPTPKKSIFTSPSYQSLEAFAVSLPDLEDGDPLVLENMTGRKPNYEQKELKAQYSTRQDKAAEHTLAKQYEEKIRPWMDLIDNLRALGIEKDLSLPAIAVIGDQSSGKSSILEALSGVALPRGNGVVTRCPLELKLKRATQVWKGKISYRNISTELQNASEVERAVREAQDAVAGARGAISGELISLDIWSPDAPDLTLIDLPGIPRVAMGNQIKDIGEQIKMLLKKIIGSKETLNLVVVPCNVDIATTEALKMAQEVDPNGERTLGVLTKPDLVDRGAEESIINIIQNRVIPLKKGYMIVKCRGQQDVFNKLALAIAIEQERIFFETHKHFRIFMEERKATVPYLAEKITNELLRYITKILPALESQLREALQKTLQDLQKYRRSTPRTESEQLIFLADMIKLFNQDITQTMRGEEQLVGNEIRLFAKIRREFRAWGDILLHCDAKVMKIVPGKLGKYEDQCRGREFPGFTNHRLFEDIIREQMTELEEPAIEIMNHVFGLVEENLLALTKRHFANYHNIYRAIKARIEAIKEKQEVEAERLIRTQFKIEKIVYCQDDLYISNLNSSKAENATKGATGKEVKLEPVLNQVPDFVQEMVSRTKAYFNGATKRLSNQIPLIILSSALHDFGDALQSTTLHLLQEKDKLSLFLQEESEAAKHREYLSQRADRLTKACQYLKAFTSL encoded by the exons GCAGCAGAACATACCTTGGCCAAGCAATATGAAGAAAAGATTCGACCCTGGATGGATCTCATTGACAACCTAAGAGCTCTTGGAATAGAAAAAGACCTGAGTTTGCCTGCAATTGCAGTGATTGGAGATCAGAGCTCTGGAAAAAGCTCCATCCTAGAAGCCCTGTCTGGTGTTGCTCTTCCTAGGGGCAATG GTGTTGTTACTCGATGTCCCTTGGAACTCAAGCTGAAGAGAGCCACTCAGGTGTGGAAAGGGAAGATTTCTTACCGCAACATCAGCACAGAGCTCCAGAATGCCTCTGAGGTGGAGAGAGCAGTAAGAGAAG cccaggatgcagtgGCTGGCGCTAGAGGTGCCATTAGTGGAGAATTAATTTCCCTAGATATTTGGTCCCCAGATGCCCCAGATCTGACACTAATTGATCTTCCTGGAATTCCCAGAGTGGCCATGGGGAATCAGATAAAAGACATTGGGGAACAG ATCAAAatgctacttaaaaaaattattggcTCCAAAGAGACACTCAATTTGGTAGTGGTGCCATGTAATGTGGATATTGCAACAACAGAAGCATTGAAGATGGCTCAAGAGGTGGACCCCAATGGAGAAAGGACACTAG GGGTCCTCACAAAGCCCGACCTGGTGGACAGAGGAGCAGAAGAGTCTATCATTAACATAATACAGAACCGGGTCATCCCCCTTAAAAAAGGTTACATGATTGTGAAGTGTCGTGGGCAGCAGGATGTCTTCAACAAACTGGCCTTGGCCATTGCAATAGAGCAGGAGAGAATATTCTTTGAAACCCACAAACACTTCAG aatttttatggaagaaagaaaggctACTGTCCCTTATCTGGCAGAGAAGATCACAAATGAACTTCTGAGATACATTACT AAAATTTTGCCAGCATTAGAGAGCCAACTACGTGAGGCACTCCAAAAAACACTACAGGATCTACAGAAGTACCGGAGAAGCACACCCAGAACAGAATCTGAACAGCTGATTTTCCTTGCAGAT ATGATCAAACTGTTTAATCAAGACATCACTCAGACAATGCGTGGAGAGGAACAGTTGGTTGGAAATGAAATCAGACTGTTTGCAAAAATCCGCAGAGAATTTCGAGCATGGGGAGATATCCTCCTACACTGTGATGCAAAGG TTATGAAAATTGTACCTGGTAAACTGGGGAAATACGAAGACCAGTGTCGTGGACGGGAGTTCCCAGGCTTCACCAATCACAGGCTATTTGAGGACATTATAAGAGAGCAAATGACAGAACTGGAGGAGCCAGCCATTGAGATAATGAACCATGTGTTTG GACTGGTTGAAGAGAACTTACTGGCACTCACTAAAAGGCATTTTGCTAATTATCACAATATATACAGAGCTATTAAG GCCAGAATTGAAGCCAttaaagagaaacaagaagTGGAGGCTGAAAGACTTATCCGGACCCAGTTTAAAATTGAGAAAATTGTATACTGCCAGGATGACCTTTACATTTCCAATTTAAACAGCAGTAAGGCAGAAAATGCTACCAAAGGTGCCACTGGGAAAGAGGTGAAGCTTGAGCCTGTTTTGAACCAAGTGCCAGACTTTGTCCAGGAAATGGTGTCTCGCACAAAGGCCTATTTCAAT GGAGCAACTAAACGCCTCTCCAATCAGATACCTTTGATCATCCTTTCTTCAGCCCTTCATGACTTCGGGGATGCCTTACAAAGCACAACACTGCATCTTTTGCAAGAAAAAGACAAGTTAAGCCTATTCCTTCAGGAAGAGAGTGAAGCTGCTAAGCATAGGGAATACCTCAGCCAACGAGCTGATCGTCTCACCAAAGCCTGCCAATACCTGAAAGCCTTCACCTCACTGtag